GCGCCGCGATTTCGCCGCGTTGGACCTGCCCGCCGAGGTCGCGGCGCTGGTGTATCGGGACAACGCGCTGCGGGTGCTGGGAGTGACGTAGCCGGCGCGATGAGTTTCGCGCGCCGCCGCGGTCTACATCGCGACGACCATCACCCTGAGGAGACCCGACATGCCAACCATCACTGCGACCGCGCTGGGCGCCCCCTGCTGGATCGACCTGGCCAGCTCCGACCTGGACCGGGCCAAGGATTTCTACGGCGGAATCTTCGGCTGGACCTTCGAAAGCGCGGGTGCCGAATACGGCGGCTACACCACCGCCCGCAAGGACGGGCGCAAGGTGGCGGGCCTGATGGCCAACGACCCGCAGTGGCAGATGCCCGACGCATGGAGCACCTACCTGCACACCGCCGACATCGACGCCACCCTGGCCAAGGCCGTCGCCGCGGGGGGTTTCTCCTGTGGGGGCGCGATGGACATCCCCGAGCAGGGGCGGATGGCGATGCTGACCGATCCCGACGAGGCCATGTTCGGGCTGTGGCAGCCCACCGGCCATCGGGGTTTCGAGGTCGTCGGCGAGCCGGGCGCGCCGGTCTGGCACCAGTTGACGACGCGAAACTACGGCGTTGCGCTGGAGTTCTACCGGCAGCTGCTGGGCTGGCAGACTCAGACCGAGTCGGATACCGACGAATTCCGCTACGCCACCGCGGTGTTCGACGGTGAGGCGCTGCTGGGGGTGATGGACGGCAGCGTCCTGCCCGCCGGGACCCCCGCGCAATGGAGCTTCTTCCTCGGCGCCGAGGACGTGGACACGACCGTCGAGGCGGTCCTGGCCCGCGGCGGTTCGGTGCTGCGTGCCGCCGAGGACACCCCCTACGGTCGGCTGGCGGCGGTGGCCGATCCGACGGGCGCGGCGTTCAATCTGTCGTCGTTGCCGACGGGCTGACCAGCCCGGCTCACCCGTGCATGGTGAAGTCGGCGAAGTCGAACCCGGGCACCACCACGCAACTCACCAGGCACGCCTCGTCGCCGCGGGGCCGAGCCCGCTGCCAGTGCCCCGGCGGCACGACCAGCTGTGGGCTCTCCCCGGCGGCGATGTCGCTGCCCAGCACATGCGTTGTGGCACTGTCCCGTTCGGCACCGACCTCCAGCAGCAACGGCCCGCCGCGGTGATAGAGCCACAGCTCGGCGCTGCGCACCGTGTGCCAGGCCGACTGCTGGCCGCCGAGCAGCAGGAACAGGATGGCGGTTCCGGCGTTACGGGGCCCGGCGTAGCCCGCGGGCAGCGCCGAGGCGCCGAGGGTCAGTTCGCTGCGCCAGGTCTCCCTGAAGAAGCCGCCCTCGGGGTGCGGCCCCAGATCGAGGTGCCGGGCCCAGTCCGGGAGCTCAGTCATCGCCACAGCCTAGGGAAATTCGGTTGCGGGCGGACGGCAACGGTGCATACCGTGGCCCCATGATCGACAGCAGGGTTGCCTTCGCACGCTGACCCCCCGGCCGCCTTCCGTCTCCAGGAGCGCCATGTCTGTCATTCTTCACAATCTCGGCTTCACCTGGCCGGACGGCACCGTCGTGCTGTCCGACCTCACCGGCGCATTCGGTGCGGGCCGCACCGGTCTGGTCGGCGCCAACGGATCCGGCAAGTCGACCCTGCTGCGGCTGATGGCCGGTCTGCTGCCGCCCGGCAGCGGCTCGGTCTCCGTCGACGGCGAGGTGGCCTACCTGCCCCAGACGTTGACCCTCGAGGTGGGAGCACGCGTTGCCGACCTCCTGGGTATTGCCGAGCAACGCGCCGCGCTGGCGGCGATCGAGTCCGGCGACGCGGACGAGGTGCACTTCGCGGTCATCGGCGACGACTGGGACGTCGAGGCCCGCGCGCGGGCGCTGCTGACCGATCTCGGGCTGGGGCACCTCCACCTCGACCGCGACGTGGGCTCGATCTCCGGTGGCGAGGCGATGCTGGTGGCCATCGCCGGTATCCGGGTGGCTCGGGCCGCCGTCACGCTGCTCGACGAGCCCACCAACAATCTGGACCGCGACGCCCGAGCCGCCCTGACCGACCTGCTCGCCGAGTGGCCCGGCACCCTGATCGTCGTCAGCCACGATGTGGCGCTGCTGGACCGGATGGACCACACCGCCGAGTTGCACGACGGCGCGCTGACGGTCTTCGGCGGCCCGTACCACCAGTGGCGGGCGCAGCTGGAGGCCGAACAGGCCGCGGCCGCGCAGGCCGCGCGCGCCGCCGAACAGGCGGTCAAGCTCGAGAAGCGGCAGCGGGTGGAGGCCGAGACCAAGCTGGCGCGGCGCAACCGGACCGCGAAGAAGAACCGCGACAGCCTGCCGCCGATCGTGGCCAACATGCGGGCGTCGGCGGCCCAAGTGTCGGCGGGCAAGCTGCGCACCGGCCACGAGGATCGGCTGCGGGCGGCCCGAGACGCGGTTGCCGAGGCCGCCGCCCGGGTCCGCGACGACGAGCACATCCGCGTCGAATTGCCCGACCCGCGGTTGCCCGCCGGCCGGACCATCGCCGAGGTCGACGGGGCCGACGGCGTCCTGGCTGTGGTGGGGCCGCAGCGGGTCGCGCTCGTCGGACCCAACGGGGTCGGCAAGACGACGTTGCTGCGCGGCCTGCTGGGCGGCGCCGGGCTGCGGACCGCGCGGGTCGGGTATTTGCCGCAGCGTCTCGACGGCCTCGACGACGACGCCACCGTGCTCGACACGATGCGCGCGGCCGCCCCGGGTGCGTCGGCGGAGACACTGCGCGCCCAATTGGCGCGGTTCCTGCTGCGCGGCGACAGCGTGCACCGCCCTGTGGGCAGCCTCTCCGGCGGGGAGCGGTTTCGGGTGGTGCTGGCCCGGTTGTTGCTCGCCGAGCCGCCCGCGGAGCTGCTGGTCCTCGACGAGCCGACCAACAACCTCGACCTGACCAGCGTCGAACAACTCGTCGACGCGTTGGGCAGCTACCGCGGCGCCCTGCTGGTGGTCAGCCACGATGACGCCTTCCTGGAACGTCTGGAACTGGACCGGATCTGGACGATGTCGGCGCCGGGGCGGGTCCGCGAAACGGATAGGCTCAGAGCATGACTCGCGTGCGTCCCGGCTGGCTGGTGGCACTGTGTGCGGGCGTGCTCGCGGTCAGCGCCTGGCTGCCGTGGCTGACCACGAGTCTGGACGGCGGCGGGCGGATCAGCGCCGGCGGCGGGGCGGCGGGGGCCATGTCACTGCCGCCGGGATTCGGTGCCGGGCAACTGATCGTCCTGCTCACCTCGACCCTGCTGGTGGCCGGCGCGATGACCGCGCGCGGACTCTCGGCGACATGGGCGGCCGTGGCCGCGCTGGTGAATTCGCTGCTCATCGGGGCGCTGACCGGCCTGTTCTACCGCATGCACGCCGGGGACGCGGTCGGGATCGGCTACGGGTTCTACATTGCTGCGGTCAGTACCGTTGGCGCCGTGGCCTTTTCGGTGTGGGCGCTCATCGAGGCCCGGTCCGGCCGGCGGTCGCACGGGCCCGCGGACTGAACCCGCGCGCCCAATCTGCGGTCCCCGCGGGGCGGATATGCGAAAGTTTGGTGGTGCGTGCAGAACCCGACACCTCACTGGCCAACCGCATGGCGGAGCTGGCCCGAAGTTTGGCCGTCCCGCTGCAGCTCGACGAGGTGCTGGCCGGGGTCAGCCAGACGGTGCTCGAAGTGCTCCCGGGCGCCGAGTTGGCCGGGTTTCTGCTGTTCACCCGGGCCGAGAAGTTCGAGACTCAAGCCGCCACCGCGGACCTGATGTACACCATCGACGACCTGCAGATCCGCCATGGGGAGGGTCCCTGCATGG
This DNA window, taken from Mycolicibacterium sp. MU0050, encodes the following:
- a CDS encoding ABC-F family ATP-binding cassette domain-containing protein, whose translation is MSVILHNLGFTWPDGTVVLSDLTGAFGAGRTGLVGANGSGKSTLLRLMAGLLPPGSGSVSVDGEVAYLPQTLTLEVGARVADLLGIAEQRAALAAIESGDADEVHFAVIGDDWDVEARARALLTDLGLGHLHLDRDVGSISGGEAMLVAIAGIRVARAAVTLLDEPTNNLDRDARAALTDLLAEWPGTLIVVSHDVALLDRMDHTAELHDGALTVFGGPYHQWRAQLEAEQAAAAQAARAAEQAVKLEKRQRVEAETKLARRNRTAKKNRDSLPPIVANMRASAAQVSAGKLRTGHEDRLRAARDAVAEAAARVRDDEHIRVELPDPRLPAGRTIAEVDGADGVLAVVGPQRVALVGPNGVGKTTLLRGLLGGAGLRTARVGYLPQRLDGLDDDATVLDTMRAAAPGASAETLRAQLARFLLRGDSVHRPVGSLSGGERFRVVLARLLLAEPPAELLVLDEPTNNLDLTSVEQLVDALGSYRGALLVVSHDDAFLERLELDRIWTMSAPGRVRETDRLRA
- a CDS encoding VOC family protein, which gives rise to MPTITATALGAPCWIDLASSDLDRAKDFYGGIFGWTFESAGAEYGGYTTARKDGRKVAGLMANDPQWQMPDAWSTYLHTADIDATLAKAVAAGGFSCGGAMDIPEQGRMAMLTDPDEAMFGLWQPTGHRGFEVVGEPGAPVWHQLTTRNYGVALEFYRQLLGWQTQTESDTDEFRYATAVFDGEALLGVMDGSVLPAGTPAQWSFFLGAEDVDTTVEAVLARGGSVLRAAEDTPYGRLAAVADPTGAAFNLSSLPTG
- a CDS encoding cupin domain-containing protein, which encodes MTELPDWARHLDLGPHPEGGFFRETWRSELTLGASALPAGYAGPRNAGTAILFLLLGGQQSAWHTVRSAELWLYHRGGPLLLEVGAERDSATTHVLGSDIAAGESPQLVVPPGHWQRARPRGDEACLVSCVVVPGFDFADFTMHG